Within Immundisolibacter sp., the genomic segment GCGCTGGTGTCGGATCACCTGTGCTGGGGCGCAAGCGGTGATGTGCACCTGAACGAACTGCTGCCCCTGCCATATACCGAAGAAGTGCTCGCGCTGGTCACGGCGCGGGTCATTGAGGTTCAGGACACCCTGGGCCGTCAGATTCTGGTCGAGAACGTGTCCACCTACCTGCAATACGCGCACTCGACGATTTCCGACGCCCAGTTTCTCGCGGAACTGGCCGAGCGCGCCGACTGCGGCATCCTGCTCGACGTCAACAACCTGTACGTGAATGCCCGCAACCACGGCTGGGACCCGGCCGAATACCTGGCCGACCTGCCCGCGCAGCGCGTGTGGCAACTGCACCTGGCCGGCCACAGCAGCCGCCGCTTCGGCGAAGTGGAACTGACCATCGACACCCACGACGCACCGGTGTCAGAGCCCGTATGGGCCTTGTACGCGCAGGTTCTGG encodes:
- a CDS encoding DUF692 domain-containing protein, which gives rise to MPAAAGIGLRPAHYRELLTQRPALAFVEVHSENYFGAGGPPLHYLEQARDLYPLSLHGVGLSLGSATPFTEHLRHLKRLIGRFSPALVSDHLCWGASGDVHLNELLPLPYTEEVLALVTARVIEVQDTLGRQILVENVSTYLQYAHSTISDAQFLAELAERADCGILLDVNNLYVNARNHGWDPAEYLADLPAQRVWQLHLAGHSSRRFGEVELTIDTHDAPVSEPVWALYAQVLEHIGPRPTLIEWDANLPPLDTLCAEAARAQMQLDSTAETAHALAG